The Thermomonospora curvata DSM 43183 DNA segment TCATACCCCTTGGCCCGCAGGGCCTCGACGGAGCGGACCCCGGCCAGCCCGCCGCCCACCACAATGACGCGCTCCATGGAGGCAAACCTTAATACCCGTGCACTTACATGCTTTGGGGTGGTCAAACCGGGAGGTAGCGGGACGCATAGGCTAGGGGCGACGAGCGCGGGAGCCCGGTGCGACCGGGCTGAGAGGGCGGCTGAACGGGCCGCCGACCGCCAGGACCTGATCCGGATCATGCCGGCGAAGGGAGCATGCCGATGCCGACCCCCGACGGGCCCGGCGACCTGCTGGTCGTCGGGGCGGGAGTGATCGGGCTGGCCACCGCCTGGCGGGTGGCGGCCCGGGGAGCGACGGTGACCGTGGCCGATCCCGCGCCCGGCAGCGGGGCGTGCCATGTGGCCGCCGGGATGCTCACCCCCGTCAGCGAGGTGACCTACGGGGAGGAGCCGCTGCTGCGGCTGGGGCTGGCCTCCCGAGACCGCTACCCGGCCTTCGTGGCCGAATTGGAGGAGGTCTCCGGGCGGCGCACCGGGTACCGCGGCGACGGGGTGCTGCAGGTCGCCTTCGACTCCGACGACCTGGCGTTCCTGGAGGAGCTGCGGCGCTTCCAGCAGTCGCTGGGCCTGACGGTGGAGGCGCTGAGCGGCCGCGAGTGCCGCCGGCTGGAGCCGATGCTGGCGCCCTCGGTGCGCGGCGGGCTGCTGGCCGCCGAGGACGGCTCGATCGACCCGCGCCGGCTGACCGCCGCGCTGCTGGCCGCCGTCGAGAAGGAGGGCGTGCGCATCGTCCGCCGCCGCGCCACGCACCTGCTGGTGGAGCACGATAGGGCGGCCGGGGTGCGGCTGGAGGATGGCGAGGAGCTGCGCGCCGACATGGTGCTGCTGGCCGCCGGGGCCTGGAGCAGCGACCTGCAGGGCCTGCCGGAGGGGGTGGTGCCGCAGGTGCGCCCGGTCAAGGGCCAGGTGCTGCGGCTGCGGTCGAAGATCCCCTTCCTGGAGCGCACCACCCGCGGGGTGGTGCGGGGCTCGTCGATCTATCTCGTCCCTCGGGAGGACGGCGAGCTGGTGGTGGGCGCCACCCAGGAGGAGATGGGCTTTGACACCACCGTCACCGCCGGCGGCCTGTGGCAGCTGCTGCGGGACGCCCGGGAACTGCTGCCCGGCGTCACCGAGCTGGAGTTCACCGAGGTGTCGGCCGGGCTGCGCCCCGGCTCGCCGGACAACGCGCCGGTGCTGGGCGCCAGCGCGCTGCCGGGTCTGTTTCTGGCCACCGGGCACTTCCGCAACGGGGTGCTGCTGACCCCGATCACCGCGGACGTCATGGCCGAGATCCTGGTGGACGGCACGGTGCCCCCCGAGGCCGCGCCGTTCACCGCCGACCGGTTCGCAGGGGAGGCGAGGGCGTGAAGGTCACCGTCAACGGGCGGGAGCGGGAGCTGCCCGAGGGGACCACGGTGGCGGAGGTGGTGGCGTCGGTCACCGCGGCCACGACCGGGGTCGCGGTGGCGGTCAACGGCGAGGTCGTCAGCCGCGGGCAGTGGGCCGACACGGCGGTGCGCGACCGCGACCGCGTCGAAGTGCTGACCGCGGTGCAGGGAGGATGAAGGTGACCACGACGAGCGCACCGGACCCGGCGGACATCGCCACCGGGGCGGCCCGGGATCCGCTGGTGATCGCCGGGCGGACGTTCGGCTCCCGGCTGATCATGGGGACCGGCGGGGCGCCCAGCATGCAGGTGCTGGAGGAGGCGCTGGTGGCCTCCGGCACCGAGCTGACCACGGTGGCGATGCGCCGGGTGGACCCGGCCGCCCGCGGCTCGGTGCTGGATGTGCTGCGCCGCCGCAACATCGCGGTGCTGCCCAACACCGCCGGCTGCTTCACCGCCGGGGAGGCGGTGCTGACCGCCAAGCTGGCCCGCGAGGCGCTGGGCACCGACTGGGTCAAGCTGGAGGTGATCGCCGACGAGCACACGCTGCTGCCGGACCCGGTGGAGCTGCTGGAGGCGGCCGAGCGGCTGGTGAACGAGGGGTTCACGGTGCTGCCCTACACCAACGACGACCCGGTGCTGGCGCGGCGGCTGGAGCAGGTCGGCTGCGCGGCGGTCATGCCGCTGGGGTCCCCCATCGGCTCGGGGCTGGGCATCCGCAACCCGCACAACATCGAGCTGATCGTGGAGCAGGCGAACGTCCCGGTGATCCTGGACGCCGGGGTGGGCACCGCCAGCGACGCGGCGCTGGCCATGGAGCTGGGGTGCGATGCGGTGCTGCTGGCCACCGCGGTGACCCGGGCGCAGTCGCCGGTGGCGATGGCCGTCGCGATGCGGCACGCCGTCCAGGCCGGGCGGCTGGCCCGCCTGGCCGGGCGCATTCCCAAGCGCCGCTACGCCCAGGCGTCCTCGCCCTGGGAGGGCCTCAGCGCGCCCTGACCGGCCCGCAGAACCGGCGGGACGGAAGCCCCCGTTCGTACTTCATACCACGGGCTGATGAGGCACGGACCCAAACGCCCGTACACTCACTGCGATGGACACCACGGTTGCCGATCCCCTCGTCGGGCAGCTGCTCGACGGGCGCTACCGCATTGAGTCCCGGATCGCCCGAGGTGGCATGGCCACGGTGTACGTGGCCCGCGACACCAAGCTCGATCGGCAGATCGCGCTGAAGGTGATGCACGCCAACCTCGCCCAGGACGAGGACTTCGTGCGGCGCTTCATCGGCGAGGCCAAGGCGGCCGCGGCCCTGTCGCACCCCAATGTGGTGGCGGTCTACGACCAGGGCACCGACGGCCGGCACGTGTTCTTGGCGATGGAGTACGTGCGCGGCCGGACGCTGCGCGACCTGCTGACCGAACGCGGGCGGCTGGACCCCCGCGAGGCGCTGGAGGTCATGCGGCCGGTGCTGGCCGCGCTGGCCGCCGCGCACCGGGCCGGGCTGGTGCACCGCGACGTCAAGCCCGAGAACGTGCTCCTCACCGAGGACGGCCAGGTCAAGGTGGCCGACTTCGGGCTGGCCCGCGCCGAGACCGCCGGCAAGCAGACCAAGACCGGCCTGATCATCGGCACCGTGGGCTATCTGGCGCCCGAGCAGGTGCTGACCGGGCGCGCCGACTTCCGCTCCGACGTCTACGCCGCCGGGATCATGCTGTTCGAGCTGCTGACCGGCCGGCAGCCGCACACCGGGGACACCCCGCTGGCGGTGGCCTACAAGCACGTCAACGAGATCGTGCCGCCGCCGTCGACCCTGGTGCCGGGCCTGCCGCCCCAGCTCGACACCCTGGTCACGCTGGCGACCAGCCATGATCCGGCGCGCCGCCCGCAGGACGCCGGGCAGTTCCTCAAGGCGGTCTCGGACGTGGCCGCCGCGCTGCCGCCCGACGGCGACGCCCAGGCCGCCACCTCGGTGCTGCCCATGCCCACCGCGCCGCAGGGGCCGGTGCACTCGCCGACCCGGGTGCTGGGGCCGGAGATGATGCCCCCGCCGCCGCCCGAGCCGGCCGCGCCGCCCCCGCACGCCGCGCCGGCCACCCCGATGGACCGCCTGATCGGCGCGGCCACCAGCCGCTATGTGCTGATCGCGATCGGCGCGCTGGCCGCGGTGATCCTCGGCTGGGCGGTCTGGTACCAGGTGTCCGGGCAGTACGACCACGTGCCCGACGACATCATCGGCATGCGACTGGAGGACGCCCGGCAGGCGCTGGGCTCCGAAGGCATCGTGGTGAAGGTCGCCTCGCCCGTCTACCACGAGAAGGTGCCCAAGGGGCACGTGGCGGCCTCCGACCCCGGCCCCGGCGAGCGGGTCCCCAAGGGCGGGTCGGTCACGCTGACCCCGTCCAAGGGCCGGGAGCCGATCGAGGTTCCCGATGTGCGCGGCAAGCCGCTGCAGGAGGCGCGGGAGATCCTGGAGAAGGCCGGGTTCCAGGTCGGCAAGGTGACCCGCGAGCCGTCCCAGACGGTCCCCAAGGAACACGTGGTGCGCACCGACCCGCGCACCGCCGAGCGGCACTCCCCCGACGAGCCGGTGGGCATCGTGGTCAGCTCCGGCATGACCATGCCGAACGTGGTGAACACCGACGCCGAGCAGGCCGAGAACCAGCTGCGGGCGATGGGCCTGGAGGTGGAGGTCGAAAGGCGGGACCAGCCCGGCCGGCCGCGGGGCATCGTGCTGGAGCAGCATCCGCAGCCGGGCACCGGGGTGTCGCGGGGCGAGAAGGTGAAGCTGGTCGTCAACAAGAAGGACTGCGGCTTCCTCGGCGACTGGAACCCCTTCTGCCGCGACGACGACAACCCCGACGCCCTGCCGGTGCCCACGGTGCTCGGCCGGGACATCGAGGAGGCCCGCCGGATCCTGCACAACGCCGGGTTCAAGGTCGAGGTGCACCGCGAGCTCGGGCTGCGCCGGGTGATCCGGCAGGAGCCGGGGGTGGGCGGCAGCGCCCCCCGCGGCGCCACGGTCAAGATCTGGCACTGAACTCCTCGCCCGCGGCGCCGGAGACGGTAGCGTGGTTGCCGCCGAAGGTCGCCGGCCGTGGTCGCGCGGCCGCATGCCGCATTCCCCTCTGCCCTTCGGGGGCAGGGCCGCCGCATCTCAGGAGCTGTGATGAGCGCCGTGCACACCCCCATCGGGGGGCATGTCCCGGTCGCCGGGGGGCTGGCCACCGGCGGGCTGAAGTACGCCGAGCGGATCGGCGCCGAGGTGATCCAGGTCTTCGTGGGCAACCCGCGCGGCTGGGCGATGCCGGGCGGCAAGCCGGAGGAGGACGCCAGGCTCAGGGAAAGCGGCGTCCCGGTCTTCGTGCACGCCAACTACCTGATCAATCCCGGCTCTCCCAACCCCGAGACGCTGGAGAAGTCGCTGGCGGCGATCCGGCACGCGCTCAGGCGCGGCCACCAGATCGGCGCCGGCGGGGTGGTGATCCACACCGGCTCGTCGGTCAGCCAGTCCTACGAGCAGGCGATGCGGCAGATCCACGAGCGTCTGCTGCCCGTCCTGGAGGAGATCGGCGAGGACGGCCCGCCGCTGCTGCTGGAGCCGATGGCCGGGCAGTCCAACATGCTGTGCGCCACCGTCCAGCAGCTCGGCCCCTACTTCGAGGCCCTGGAGCACCACCCGAAGCTGGGGGTCTGCCTGGACACCTGCCACGCCTGGGCCGCCGGCCACGACCTGACCGCGCCCGGCGGCGTCAAGGAGACCATGGACGCCCTGGTGGCCACCGTCGGGCCGGGGCGGCTCAAGCTGATCCACGCCAACGACTCCAAGGACCCGTGCGGCTCGTGCCGCGACCGGCATGAGAACATCGGCGCCGGCCACATCGGCGAGGCCCCCTTCGCCGAGCTGCTTCGTCACCCGGCGGCCGCCGGCGTCCCGTTCGTCATCGAGACCCCGGGACGCGACCCCGAGCCGCACCGCAAGGACATCGAGACCCTCAAACGGCTCAGGGACGCCTCCCGGACGGCCTGACGATCTTCCCCTGCCCCTTCGGCCGGCACGCCGCGCACCGGGCGCTGAGGGCCGTTGTGAACGCATCCGCCGATGGGTTCCGGCATGCGCCGGGCGCCGCTGAACAACCCCCCGACTATCCAGCGGCGCCCGGGCTTTCCGCCGTCGGATCCCACCCCCCCGGTACGGGATCTGACGGCCCTGTGACCCGGCCGGCGGCGGAGCTGGCCTGTGGGCCGCCGCCGGGTCTTCCGGTGTCGTCTTGTCGTGCCGACGGAGCACCCCCGGCCGGCCGCGTGCACCACCCGGCGGCCGGACCGAATGGATCCCGCTGAGCGGCAGATATCAAACGATCCGTATCCGTCGACGCACTCACAGTAGCCGATCGGCGGCCGACAGGTCGAGCATGCCGAGAGTTTTCTGCGGCGCCTTCTCGCGCAAGGCCGCCGCAGGAGGTCACAGCGGCGGCGCTTCGCCCTCTTCCTCCTGGTAGGAGTACCGCTGCTCCCGCCAGGGGTCGGCGATGTTGTGGTAGCCGCGCTCCTCCCAGAAGCCGCGCCGGTCCTTGATGAGGTACTCCACCCCGCGCGCCCACTTGACGCTCTTCCAGGCATACAGGTGGGGGACCACCAGCCGGACGGGGAAGCCGTGGTCGGGGGTGAGCCGCTCGCCGTTGCGGTAGAGGGCGAACATGGTCGCCTCGGCGAGGAAGTCCGACATGCGGATGTTGGCGCTGTAGCCGTACTCGGCCCACACCATGACGTGCGTGGCGTCGGGGTGCGGCGGGGCCAGCTCCACGATCGTGCTGCCGGAGACCCCCTCCCACAGGTTGTCCAGGACGCTGAACTTGGTGACGCAGTGGAAGTCGGCGACCGCCCGGACCCGGGGCAGGCGTTCGAACTCCTCCCAGGTCCAGATGTACTGCTCGCCGGAGGCGGTGGCCCCGAACACCCTGAAGTCCCAGCTTTCGGGGCGGAACTTGGGCACCGGGCCGTAGTGCAGGACGGGCCAGCCCCGGGGAACGTACTGGCCGGGGGGCAGAGCCCTTGCGTGCGGAGGTTGTTCCGATGGGGAGGACATGACGGGCTCATCCTGCCATCTCGGTGACCTGGGCCATACTCGGGCCCTCCCTGCCGCGCGGCCGCCCGGATGGGTTATCCTCGTCCCATGCGCAACACCTACCGCTGGATCTTTTATGGCCGGCCCGGGACACGGGTGACGGCCGGTCCGGCGTTGCGCTGACAGGCTCACGAAAGCCCCGGGTCCCGAGCGGCCCGGGGCTTTTTTCGTGCACGCCTCCCCGACCGAACGCCTGAAAGCAGGCGGCAGCGACAGACGAGCGACACAGACGAGCAACGAGGAGAGACAGACATGGTCGTCGTGATGGGACCGGAGGCCACCGAGGCCGATATCGCCGCCGTCGTCTCGATCGTGGAGACGGCGGGCGGGGAGGCCTTCGTCAGCCGCGGGGTCAGCCGCACGATCGTCGGCCTGGTGGGGGACGTGGAGCAGTTCGGCTCACTGAACCTGCGGCGCATGAACGGCGTGCGCGACGTCATCCGCATCTCGGCGCCCTACAAGCTCGTCAGCCGGGAGAACCACCCCGACCGCTCGGTGGTGCGGGTCGGCGGCGTGCCGATCGGGCCGGGCACCATGACCCTGATCGCCGGCCCGTGCGCGGTGGAGACCCCCGACCAGACCCTGCGGGCCGCCCAGATGGCCAAGGCCGCCGGCGCCACCCTGCTGCGCGGCGGCGCGTTCAAGCCGCGCACCTCCCCCTACGCCTTCCAGGGGCTGGGCGAGCAGGGCCTGAAGATCCTGGCCGACGTGCGCGCCGAGACCGGGCTGCCGGTCGTCACCGAAGTGGTGGACGCCCACGACGTGGAGCTGGTCGCCTCCTACGCCGACATGCTGCAGATCGGCACCCGCAACGCCCAGAACTTCTCGCTGCTGCAGGCCGTCGGGGAGGCCGGCAAGCCGGTGCTGCTCAAGCGCGGCATGAGCGGCACCATCGAGGAGTGGCTGATGGCCGCCGAGTACATCGCCCAGCGCGGCAACCTGGACATCGTGCTGTGCGAGCGGGGCATCCGCACCTTCGAGAAGGCCACCCGCAACACCCTGGACATCTCGGCGGTGCCGGTGGCCCAGCGCCTGTCGCACCTGCCGGTGATCGTGGACCCCTCGCACTCGGGCGGGCGGCGCGACCTGGTGCTGCCGCTGACCCGGGCGGCGATCGCGGTCGGCGCCGACGGGGTGATCGTGGACGTGCACCCGCACCCGGAGACCGCGCTGTGCGACGGGGCGCAGGCCCTGGTGGACGGGGACGTGCGGGAGCTGGCCCGGCTGGTGCGCGAGCTGCCGCCGGTCTTCGGCCGGTCCCTCACCCAGGCCCCCGACGCGCTGGCCATGGGCTGAGCGGCGGCCTTCGGCGGCGGGCACCGGCCGCCTCGCCGGAACCGCCGCCGGAAGGCGGCTGTCCGCAAGGCGGGCGGGGTTGATAAGGTCACGGCCATGGCGTATTGGACGGCGCAACTGGGGCCTCCCCGCTCCTGACCGGGGCGCGTTCCTTCGGCTCGTCTTCGTGAGCGCACCGGACCCGGCGCATGCGGCGCCCGGTCCCTTCTTCGCGTGCCCCGGACCCGGATCGTCCTTATCCGATTCGAGTTCAGGAGTTGCCCGCGTGTCCGCACGCCTCATCGATTCCACTGATCCCGCCCTGCCCGCCCGGCGGTCGGCCGGCGGCATGGACGTCCTGCTGGCCGCCTCGCTGTGGGGGACGACCGGCACCGTGCTCACCGCGGCCCCGGCCGGGGCCGACCCCGTCTCCGTCGGCGCCGCCCGCATCGCCCTGGGCGGCGCCGTCCTGCTGGCCGTGGCCGCGCTCAGCCGCACCGCGGCCGGTGACGGCGGCGCCCCGGTTCGCGGCCGGGGGCTGCGGCGGCTGCTGGCCCTCCCCCGCGCCCGGTGGATGCTGGCCCTGGGCGCGGTGTGCGTCGCGGTGTACCAGACCGCCTTCTTCGCCGCGGTCTCCCGCACCGGCGTCGCCACCGGCACCATCGTGGCGATCGGCAGCGGCCCGGTGTTCACCGGGCTGATCGCCCTGCTGACCGGCGGCCCGCGGCCCACGGCGCGGTGGGCGGTCTCGACGGCCTGCGCGGTGGTCGGCTGCGCCGCTCTGGTGAGCGGCGGCCGGCAGGCCGGCGTCGAACCGCTGGGGGTGTCGCTGGCGCTGCTGTCGGGGCTGGGATACGCCTCGTACGCGACGATCACGTCCCGGTTGATCACCGCGGGCCAGGAGGACCGGGCGGTGGTCGCGGTGCTGTTCTCGGCGGCCGGGGCGCTGCTGCTGCCGGCGCTGGCGGCCGGCTCCCCCACCTGGCTGCTCACCGTCCCCGGCGCGCTGGTGACCGGCTACCTGGGGGTCGTCACCACCGCGGGCGCGTACCTGCTGTACGCCAGGGGGCTGCGCAGCACCCCGGTGACCGCGGCGACGACGCTGACGCTGGCCGAGCCGGCGGTGGCGGCGGTGCTGGGCCTGGTGGTGCTGCACGAGCGGCTCGGCGGGGTCGCCCTGGCGGGCCTGGCGCTGCTGACGGCCGGGCTGGTGATGCTCGTTGCGGCCGGACGCCGCTGACGTCCCGGCGCCGGCCTCACCGGGCCCTAGGGCGCTTTTTTGCATCGAAGCAAGGAAAGTGCTCTGAAGCACTCGCGCAAAGCCGAACCGTCAAGGAAGATGCTGCGCATGACTATCGGCGAGGGGGATCCCGGCGGGCGGATCTTCCCCGAGGATCTGGCCGCCGTGGATCCGGTGGCCGCCGTGATGCTCGCGGACGCCCGCCGTGCGCTGGCCGCCTACCCGGAGCTGGTGGTGGCGGGACCGCTGTTCGCCGCGGCCGAGCAGGTGCCGGGCGGCTGGCAGCTGGTGTGCCCGTGCGATCCGCTGCCCCAGGGCGCCCGTGAGCTGCTGGCGGCCCACCTGCGCAACCGCGGGGCGATGGCCGCCCCGGTGGCGGCCCGGGACTACCATGAGGCGGCCCGGCACCTGGTCGACGGGGCCTGTGACGAGGTGTCGGTGCTGGCGCGCCGGTTCCGGATCGTGCGGATCGAGCAGCTGATGCGGACCGGTCCCGACGGGCCGGAGCCGCCCCGGCCCACCGACCGCGATCCCACCCGGCCCGTCCCGGCGCACCGCCGGGCACCGGAGTTCATCGCCGACCCGGTTCTCGACCTCGGCGGCGCGGCCGACATCGTCACCGCCGAGCTGCTGTGCCAGTACCTGGATGAGACGGCCCGGCGCGGCTGTGAGCCGGTCAAGCCGTTCATGACCCCGGTGCAGCTGACGCCGATGTTCACCGTGGCCGAGCAGTCAGGGGACCTGTGGCGGCCCGGCACCCGGCTGTACGGCATGCCGCAGGAGGCGCGGGACTCGCTGGCCACCTACTTCCGGCACGTGGTGCCGGCGGTGGAGCGGCCGAACCCGCTGGAGGCGGCCGAGTACGCCGAGGCGGCGGACCTGCTGCAGGACGGCAGGCGCCGCGACAACATCGTGGCGGCCGGGCGGCGCTTCCGGATCGTCCGGGTGGAGCGGATGGTGCTCATGGGGCCGGACGGCCCGGAGACCCCCCGCCCCTGCGACCGGGAGCTGTGAGAACGCCCCTCGCCCCCTGGGCCGTCCGGGCCCAGGGGGCGAGGAACTCTCAGGCGGCGTTGCCCTCGCCGTAGACGGGACGGTGCTCCTGGACGGAGTCGGCCAGCTTCTCGGCCAGCTCCTCGGCGTCCAGCCGCCGGTCGATCTGCCGCAGGTCCTCGATCTTGGCGCGGGTCTCGGCGCGGCGCGGCGCCAGCAGCGTGCAGCAGTCCTCGTCGGGCAGCTCGGAGATGGTCAGCGTGCCGATGCGGCGCGCGGTGTCCATGATCTCGACCTTGTCCATGCCCACCAGCGGACGCAGGATGGGCAGCTCCACCGCATCGTCCACGGCGGTCATGTTGGCCAGCGTCTGGCTGCTGACCTGGCCCAGGGAGTCGCCGGTGATCAGCGCGAGACCGCCCAGCCGGCGGGCCAGGATCTCGCCGGTGCGCAGCATCAGGCGGCGCTGGGCGACCACCGCCAGCCGGTCGGCGCCGGAGGATTTGATCTGCTGCTGGGCCTTGCCGAAGGGCACCACGAACAGCCGCGAGCCGCCCTGGAAGCGGTCCAGCTCGCGCACCAGCGCGTACGCCTTGTAGATCGACTCCGGCCCGGTGAAGGGCATGCCGGAAAAGTGCAGGTAGTCCACGCGCAGCCCGCGGCGCATCATCCGGTAGGCGGCCACCGGGGAGTCGATGCCGCCCGACAGCAGCACCAGCGCCCTCCCGCTCATGCCCACCGGCAGCCCGCCCTGGCCGGGCAGCCCGTCGGTGAAGACGAACACCTCGTCGCGGTCGACCTCGATCGACAGGGTGTGCTCGGGCTCCTTCAGCTTCACCGGCAGCCCGTAGGCCTCAACGATCTTGGAGCCGACCAGGCGGTCCAGCTCGGTGGAGGTCAGCGGGAAGCGCTTGTCGCGGCGGCGGGAGCGCACCGCGAAGCTGCCGGTGCGGCCGGCCATCAGTTCCAGGGCGGCGCCCACCACGCTGTCGGGGTCCTTGCCGACCCGCCAGGCCCGGTGCACCCAGACGATGCCCATCACATCGGTGATCCGCCGGGCCAGCGCGTCCACCGTGGCGACGTCGGCGCCGCCGCCCCGTTCCACGCGCACCACCATCACGCCGTGGCGGCGCCAGATGCGCACCGGCGCGATGTCGCGGACCGCCGACCGGAGGTTGTTCTGCAACCGCCGCTCGAACACCTCGCGGTTCTTGCCCTTGAGCACGACCTCGCCCAGTTTGATCAGCACGCACGGCTCACCGATCGCCGGCGGGCCGCCGGTGATCTGCCCGGCCGCGGTGTCGAGCACGGTCATGCGGGGACCTCCTGCGTAGAACGGGGTGAAGAAGACCGGTATCCAGTGTCGCCCACCGTTGCGACCACCGCGACAGGATAAGGCCCGCAGGCGCCGGGATATTCCATTCCGGCGCCCGCGGGCCCGGTGCGGACGCGCCGCAGCCGCCCGGTCCGGTCCGCCGGTCAGCCGAAGAAGACCTCCGCCTCGGCGTAGCGCTCCAGCGGGACGGTCTTGAGCGTGTCGGTGGCGGCCGACAGGTCCACCCGGATGATCTCGGTGCCCGACAGGGCGACCATCTTGCCGTAGTCGCCGTCGTGGACGGCGTCGATGGCGTGCAGCCCGAAGCGGGTGGCCAGCACCCGGTCGAAGGCGCTGGGCGTGCCGCCGCGCTGGATGTGGCCCAGCACGGTGCAGCGGGCCTCCTTGCCGGTGCGCTTTTCGATCTCGTCGGCCAGCCACTGGCCGATGCCGCCCAGCCGCACGTGCCCGAAGGCGTCCAGTTCCTTGCTCTGCACCGCCATCTGGCCCTCGATCGGGTGGGCGCCCTCGGCGACCACGATGATCGGCGCATACCGGGTCTTGAAGCGGCTTTCGACGTACTCGACGACCTTGTCGATGTCGAACGGCCGCTCCGGAATCAAGATCACGTTGGCGCCGGCGGCCATCCCGGCGTGCAGCGCGATCCACCCGGCGTGCCGGCCCATCACCTCGCAGATCAGGGCGCGGTGGTGGCTTTCGGCGGTGGTGTGCAGCCGGTCGATGGCCTCCACCGCGATGTTGACGGCGGTGTCGAAGCCGAAGGTGTAGTCGGTGGCGTTCAGGTCGTTGTCGATGGTCTTGGGGACCCCGACCACGTTGACGCCGGCCTCGTGCAGATGCTTGGCGACGCCGAGGGTGTCCTCGCCGCCGATGGCGACCAGCGCATCCACACCGAGCCCGGCCAGGTTGTCCTTGATCCGCTCGATGCCGCCCTCGACCTTGAGCGGGTTGGTCCGCGACGAGCCCAGGATCGTCCCGCCGCGCGGCAGGATGCCCCGCACGGCCTGGATGTCCAGCGCCACCGTGTCGCCTTCCAGCGGGCCGCGCCAGCCCGACCGGAAGCCCACGAACTCATACCCGTAGACCGAGATTCCCTTACGCACCACAGCGCGGATCACGGCGTTCAGACCGGGGCAGTCACCGCCTCCGGTCAGCACTCCGACGCGCATGTATTCCTCCCCATTGCTCACCCGGCCAGCCTAATAGCGCAGATGGCAAGGCATGGCTCAGCACACGGCCGGGGCGCCGATCGCCCGGCTCGTCTCATTGGTCTAGACCATAGCGCCACTCGGCGGCGGGCACCCGCCGTTCGAACGCGGCCGTCGATCTTCAAGGCCGGGCCAGGGGGAGGGCCCGGAAAACAATCACGCCGGGGACGCGCATGCGTCCCCGGCGGCCGTGCGCCCGGCGCCGTTGCGTCGGCCGGGCCCGCGGGCCGGCGGTCGGGCCGCGAACGCGGTCCCCGCCGCTCCCGGCTCGCCTCAGCGCCCGCTCACTCGTCCTCGTCGGCCGGCCGCGGCGCCTTGCCCGCCATCTCGGCCTTGACGTCGGCGGCGTAGCGGTCCACGTACTCCTGGCCGGACAGCTCCCGGATGGCCTGCATGATCTCGTCGGTGACCTTGCGCAGGACCTCCCGGTCGTCCTCCATGCCGTAGTAGCGGGAGAAGTCCATCGGCTTGCCGAAGCGCACCCCGGGCCGCACGCCGAGCCGGGGGTAGGGCTGGCCGGCCGGCATCAGGTCGAAGGTGTTGATCATCGCCATCGGGATGACCGGGACCCGGGACTTCAGCGCCAGCCGGGCCACCCCGGTCTTGCCCTTGTAGAGCCGCTTGTCGGGGGCCCGCGTCCCCTCGGGGTAGATCCCCAGCAGCTTGCCCTGCTTGAGGATCTGCAGCCCGGTCTCCAGGGCCGCCTCGCTGGCCTTGCCGCCGGAGCGGTCCACCGGCACGACCCCGACCCCGGTGAAGAAGGCCCTGCTGATCAGCCCTTTGATGCCGGTGCCGGTGAAGTACTCGGCCTTGCCGAGGAAGAAGATCCGGCGGCGCAGCGGCAGCGGCCCGAAGAAGTGGTCGGCGAACGACTGGTGGTTGCTGACCAGCAGCGCCGGGCCCTTTTTGGGGACGTTCTCCATCCCGGAGTTCCGCGGCCACCACAGCAGGTACAGGATCGGTGTGAGGACGATCCGGAGCAGCATCCAGAACCAGAACATGCCGATACCCTCCTCGGCCACACCTGTCCGCGGCACCCGACTCCCCTTTGGCCACCGTCCCGCCACGGCTTGACGGACGATGGCGATGGATCATCATCGCATCTC contains these protein-coding regions:
- the thiO gene encoding glycine oxidase ThiO; translated protein: MPTPDGPGDLLVVGAGVIGLATAWRVAARGATVTVADPAPGSGACHVAAGMLTPVSEVTYGEEPLLRLGLASRDRYPAFVAELEEVSGRRTGYRGDGVLQVAFDSDDLAFLEELRRFQQSLGLTVEALSGRECRRLEPMLAPSVRGGLLAAEDGSIDPRRLTAALLAAVEKEGVRIVRRRATHLLVEHDRAAGVRLEDGEELRADMVLLAAGAWSSDLQGLPEGVVPQVRPVKGQVLRLRSKIPFLERTTRGVVRGSSIYLVPREDGELVVGATQEEMGFDTTVTAGGLWQLLRDARELLPGVTELEFTEVSAGLRPGSPDNAPVLGASALPGLFLATGHFRNGVLLTPITADVMAEILVDGTVPPEAAPFTADRFAGEARA
- the thiS gene encoding sulfur carrier protein ThiS, which gives rise to MKVTVNGRERELPEGTTVAEVVASVTAATTGVAVAVNGEVVSRGQWADTAVRDRDRVEVLTAVQGG
- a CDS encoding thiazole synthase produces the protein MKVTTTSAPDPADIATGAARDPLVIAGRTFGSRLIMGTGGAPSMQVLEEALVASGTELTTVAMRRVDPAARGSVLDVLRRRNIAVLPNTAGCFTAGEAVLTAKLAREALGTDWVKLEVIADEHTLLPDPVELLEAAERLVNEGFTVLPYTNDDPVLARRLEQVGCAAVMPLGSPIGSGLGIRNPHNIELIVEQANVPVILDAGVGTASDAALAMELGCDAVLLATAVTRAQSPVAMAVAMRHAVQAGRLARLAGRIPKRRYAQASSPWEGLSAP
- the pknB gene encoding Stk1 family PASTA domain-containing Ser/Thr kinase, whose amino-acid sequence is MDTTVADPLVGQLLDGRYRIESRIARGGMATVYVARDTKLDRQIALKVMHANLAQDEDFVRRFIGEAKAAAALSHPNVVAVYDQGTDGRHVFLAMEYVRGRTLRDLLTERGRLDPREALEVMRPVLAALAAAHRAGLVHRDVKPENVLLTEDGQVKVADFGLARAETAGKQTKTGLIIGTVGYLAPEQVLTGRADFRSDVYAAGIMLFELLTGRQPHTGDTPLAVAYKHVNEIVPPPSTLVPGLPPQLDTLVTLATSHDPARRPQDAGQFLKAVSDVAAALPPDGDAQAATSVLPMPTAPQGPVHSPTRVLGPEMMPPPPPEPAAPPPHAAPATPMDRLIGAATSRYVLIAIGALAAVILGWAVWYQVSGQYDHVPDDIIGMRLEDARQALGSEGIVVKVASPVYHEKVPKGHVAASDPGPGERVPKGGSVTLTPSKGREPIEVPDVRGKPLQEAREILEKAGFQVGKVTREPSQTVPKEHVVRTDPRTAERHSPDEPVGIVVSSGMTMPNVVNTDAEQAENQLRAMGLEVEVERRDQPGRPRGIVLEQHPQPGTGVSRGEKVKLVVNKKDCGFLGDWNPFCRDDDNPDALPVPTVLGRDIEEARRILHNAGFKVEVHRELGLRRVIRQEPGVGGSAPRGATVKIWH
- a CDS encoding deoxyribonuclease IV translates to MSAVHTPIGGHVPVAGGLATGGLKYAERIGAEVIQVFVGNPRGWAMPGGKPEEDARLRESGVPVFVHANYLINPGSPNPETLEKSLAAIRHALRRGHQIGAGGVVIHTGSSVSQSYEQAMRQIHERLLPVLEEIGEDGPPLLLEPMAGQSNMLCATVQQLGPYFEALEHHPKLGVCLDTCHAWAAGHDLTAPGGVKETMDALVATVGPGRLKLIHANDSKDPCGSCRDRHENIGAGHIGEAPFAELLRHPAAAGVPFVIETPGRDPEPHRKDIETLKRLRDASRTA
- a CDS encoding sulfite oxidase-like oxidoreductase, whose translation is MSSPSEQPPHARALPPGQYVPRGWPVLHYGPVPKFRPESWDFRVFGATASGEQYIWTWEEFERLPRVRAVADFHCVTKFSVLDNLWEGVSGSTIVELAPPHPDATHVMVWAEYGYSANIRMSDFLAEATMFALYRNGERLTPDHGFPVRLVVPHLYAWKSVKWARGVEYLIKDRRGFWEERGYHNIADPWREQRYSYQEEEGEAPPL